A stretch of DNA from Actinomycetota bacterium:
CGGCTCCCTCGAGCACGCCGGCATGAATAGGATAGCGGCAGTGGGCCAGGATGCCGGGAAGCCTTCTTTTGAGCATCCCGGCGAACTTCTTCAGGGGCTCGATCTCGGAGCAGGCGGCCCTCAGGTGCCAACCCCGGAGGAAACGCTCCGCCCAATGGGGGCTGCGGCATCGCCGGAGGCGCTTTAAGCCGTCCCTCAGCGGATA
This window harbors:
- a CDS encoding transposase, producing YPLRDGLKRLRRCRSPHWAERFLRGWHLRAACSEIEPLKKFAGMLKRRLPGILAHCRYPIHAGVLEGADNKVKAIKRAAYG